Proteins from one Gossypium raimondii isolate GPD5lz chromosome 8, ASM2569854v1, whole genome shotgun sequence genomic window:
- the LOC105792760 gene encoding chaperone protein dnaJ 72 has protein sequence MDLYKVLGVNRSATKDEIKEAFRKLAVKYHPDKHSHSAKPVRDSATLRFKQVSEAYEVLSDDRKRAHYNLTSSSSSASSSCNYYQRYANASRRSGGGGYGFSSANSYKNNRQNYASNFWHVSLRFFTTRAFLLNLAFAGALYGGIVVIDNSREALWKMHNPGKSFEEAMESIEKAKARRDK, from the exons ATGGATCTGTACAAGGTACTGGGCGTGAATCGGAGCGCCACCAAAGATGAAATCAAGGAAGCGTTTCGGAAACTGGCAGTGAAATACCATCCCGATAAGCACTCCCATTCGGCGAAACCCGTTCGAGATTCCGCCACCCTCCGATTCAAGCAAGTATCCGAGGCTTACGAGGTCCTCAGCGACGATCGGAAACGCGCTCACTACAATCTTacttcttcctcttcctcggcttcttcttcttgtaattattaTCAGCGATACGCAAACGCCAGCCGCCGCAGTGGCGGTGGCGGTTATGGTTTTTCTTCGGCcaattcttataaaaataatcgTCAAAATTACGCGAGTAATTTCTGGCATGTTTCGCTACGATTCTTCACTACGCGCGCCTTCCTTCTCAATCTTGCCTTTGCTGG TGCTTTGTATGGTGGAATCGTTGTAATTGATAACAGCAGAGAAGCACTGTGGAAAATGCATAATCCTGgg AAATCATTTGAAGAAGCCATGGAGTCAATTGAGAAAGCCAAAGCACGTAGAGATAAATAA
- the LOC105792759 gene encoding uncharacterized protein LOC105792759 codes for MKEWSPQDAMKAYLDTLHLVSSSFPTAWNPTAKSPVEEDDKQGLIEPNCMELISAMAAGKGAKHIVEITTQGITPLTIALAVAAKHTGGQLTCILPSHHHHHHHTADHLQQYINLVHAEPTNTSPRETIIKQIKMRLKNVDFAVIDCKFDDEYLKLMFKTMVEEEDGIKTGSTVIVHNVHHKKDGSIFGQLLRKKRVEAVTLPIGEGTEMTRILGCRFKRRNRFLVTFHN; via the coding sequence atgaaggaatgGTCTCCTCAAGATGCCATGAAAGCTTATTTGGACACACTTCATCTTGTAAGTTCATCTTTTCCTACCGCATGGAACCCAACTGCAAAGAGCCcagttgaagaagatgacaagCAAGGACTAATAGAACCCAACTGCATGGAACTGATATCAGCCATGGCAGCCGGCAAAGGAGCCAAACACATCGTCGAAATCACAACCCAAGGCATTACCCCATTAACCATCGCACTTGCTGTCGCAGCAAAACACACCGGCGGTCAACTCACTTGCATCCTCCCAtcccaccaccaccaccaccaccacacCGCCGATCATCTTCAACAATACATAAATTTGGTTCACGCTGAACCCACCAACACTAGCCCACGCGAGACAATCATAAAACAGATAAAAATGCGGTTGAAGAACGTGGATTTTGCAGTGATCGATTGTAAGTTTGACGATGAGTACttgaaattaatgtttaaaacaATGGTGGAGGAGGAGGATGGTATTAAAACAGGGTCGACTGTGATAGTTCATAAtgttcatcataaaaaagatGGGTCGATATTTGGTCAACTTTTGAGGAAAAAGAGAGTGGAAGCTGTGACTTTGCCTATTGGTGAAGGAACTGAGATGACTCGAATTTTGGGATGTAGGTTTAAGAGACGAAATAGGTTTCTCGTCACCTTCCATAAttga
- the LOC105792761 gene encoding uncharacterized protein LOC105792761 codes for MESELVLHNGGCHCKNVRWKVQAPASVIAWKCNCSDCSMRGNVHFVVPRQRFELLGDSDQFITTYTFGTHTAKHTFCKVCGITSFYTPRSNPDGIAVTLACLDPGTLSHVEIRHADGKNWEDFFHRSGIALQSKIHSAQ; via the coding sequence ATGGAATCCGAGTTAGTACTGCACAATGGCGGTTGCCACTGTAAGAATGTAAGATGGAAAGTCCAAGCACCTGCTAGTGTTATTGCTTGGAAATGCAACTGTTCTGACTGCTCCATGAGAGGGAACGTTCACTTTGTTGTCCCGCGTCAAAGGTTCGAGCTTTTGGGTGATTCGGATCAGTTCATTACTACATACACTTTTGGAACTCACACCGCAAAACATACATTCTGTAAGGTTTGTGGAATAACTTCATTCTATACACCACGGTCAAACCCCGATGGCATTGCTGTGACACTCGCGTGTTTAGACCCTGGGACACTTTCCCATGTCGAGATTCGGCATGCTGATGGCAAGAATTGGGAGGACTTCTTCCATCGGAGCGGCATTGCTTTACAATCCAAAATCCATTCCGCTCAGTAG
- the LOC105792762 gene encoding uncharacterized protein LOC105792762 — MESELVLHNGGCHCKKVRWQVQAPTSVVAWKCNCSNCSMRGTIHFVVPRQRFELLGDSEEFITTYTFGTHTAKHTFCKVCGITYTQRSNPDGIAVTLACLDPGTLSHVEIRNFDGKNWE, encoded by the coding sequence ATGGAATCCGAGTTAGTACTGCACAATGGTGGTTGCCACTGTAAGAAAGTAAGATGGCAAGTCCAAGCACCTACTAGTGTTGTTGCTTGGAAATGCAACTGTTCCAACTGCTCCATGAGAGGAACCATTCACTTCGTTGTCCCACGTCAAAGGTTCGAGCTTTTGGGTGATTCAGAGGAGTTCATTACTACCTACACTTTCGGAACTCACACTGCAAAGCATACGTTTTGTAAGGTTTGTGGAATAACTTATACCCAACGGTCGAACCCCGATGGCATTGCTGTGACACTTGCATGTTTAGACCCTGGAACGCTTTCCCATGTTGAGATTCGGAATTTCGATGGCAAGAATTGGGAATGA
- the LOC105792763 gene encoding uncharacterized protein LOC105792763, which produces MEITNPKPSSKRLLFDRRYGWVFDEWKDPSEEALAAGRGMFCIVPLTKAFLKTATNSIDFVARSTVKVLEKPDLLDPRQLQASLKDQFSRVTNIIQKP; this is translated from the exons atggagATAACGAACCCTAAACCATCTTCAAAACGCCTGCTATTCGACCGGCGTTATGGTTGGGT GTTTGATGAATGGAAAGACCCATCGGAAGAAGCTCTTGCTGCTGGCCGAGGAAT GTTTTGCATAGTTCCTCTAACAAAAGCTTTCTTGAAGACGGCTACAAATTCG ATCGATTTTGTGGCAAGGTCTactgtaaaagtcttagaaaagCCAGACTTGCTCGACCCCCGGCAGCTGCAAGCTAGCCTCAAAGATCAGTTCAGTAGAGTCACAAATATTATACAAAAACCATAA